One Dioscorea cayenensis subsp. rotundata cultivar TDr96_F1 chromosome 15, TDr96_F1_v2_PseudoChromosome.rev07_lg8_w22 25.fasta, whole genome shotgun sequence genomic region harbors:
- the LOC120276689 gene encoding uncharacterized protein LOC120276689 encodes MASQTIQSYRNSAEIYNGDAFCKKKSIQLLEEIGLPNGLFPLDDIEEFGYNREAGFVWLIQKKKKDHTFKKIKRAVSYAPEVTAFVENGKMKKMTGVKTKELMLWLSVVEMYIEDPSSKKITFKTGTGLSDSFPVSAFELEE; translated from the coding sequence ATGGCATCACAGACCATCCAGAGCTACCGCAACAGCGCTGAGATATACAATGGAGATGCTTTCTGCAAGAAGAAATCCATCCAACTGCTCGAAGAGATCGGTCTTCCAAATGGTTTGTTTCCATTGGATGACATTGAAGAGTTTGGATATAACCGCGAGGCAGGGTTTGTCTGGttgattcaaaagaaaaagaaggaccATACCTTCAAGAAGATCAAAAGAGCAGTGTCATATGCTCCCGAGGTAACTGCCTTTGTCGAGAATggtaagatgaagaagatgaccgGAGTGAAGACGAAAGAACTCATGCTTTGGCTCTCTGTAGTTGAGATGTATATCGAGGATCCTTCTTCCAAGAAGATCACCTTCAAGACTGGCACTGGTCTTTCAGATAGCTTCCCTGTGTCCGCATTCGAGCTTGAAGAGTAG
- the LOC120276691 gene encoding uncharacterized protein LOC120276691: MASQVGEKYRNGAEIYNGDALCKKKSIELLEEIGLPNGLFPLEDIEEFGFNRGEGFIWLLQKKKKDHNFKKIKRAVSYAQEVTAFVEKGKMKKMTGVKTKELMLWLSVVEMYIEDPSSGKITFKTGTGLSDSFPSSAFQLE; the protein is encoded by the coding sequence atggcctcccaagttgGTGAGAAGTATCGCAATGGTGCAGAGATCTACAACGGAGATGCACTCTGTAAGAAGAAATCCATTGAGTTGTTAGAAGAAATCGGCCTTCCAAATGGGCTCTTCCCTCTTGAAGACATTGAAGAGTTTGGATTTAATCGCGGCGAAGGCTTCATTTGGCTCCttcagaaaaagaagaaggaccACAATTTCAAGAAAATTAAGAGAGCGGTATCATATGCTCAGGAAGTCACAGCTTTTGTTGAAAAAggtaagatgaagaagatgactgGAGTGAAGACCAAAGAGCTTATGTTATGGCTCTCCGTCGTTGAGATGTACATTGAGGACCCTTCTTCTGGGAAGATCACCTTCAAGACTGGCACCGGGCTCTCTGACAGCTTCCCATCTTCTGCTTTTCAACTTGAGTAG
- the LOC120276690 gene encoding uncharacterized protein LOC120276690: MASQTIQSYRNGAEIHNGDDLCKKKSIKLLEDIGLPNGLFPLEDIEEFGYNCEAGFVWLIQKKKKEHTFKKIKRAVSYAHEVTAFVEKGKMKKMTGVKTKELMLWLSVVEMYIEDPSSKKITFKTGTGLSDSFPVSAFELEE, from the coding sequence ATGGCATCTCAGACAATCCAGAGCTACCGCAATGGCGCTGAGATTCACAATGGAGATGATCTCTGTAAGAAGAAATCCATTAAACTGCTCGAAGATATCGGTCTTCCAAATGGTTTATTTCcattggaagacattgaagagTTTGGATATAACTGCGAGGCCGGGTTTGTCTGGTTgattcaaaagaagaagaaggaacatACCTTCAAGAAGATCAAAAGAGCAGTGTCATATGCTCATGAGGTAACTGCATTTGTCGAGAAAggtaagatgaagaagatgaccgGAGTGAAGACTAAAGAACTCATGCTTTGGCTCTCTGTTGTTGAGATGTACATTGAGGATCCTTCTTCTAAGAAGATCACTTTCAAGACTGGCACTGGCCTCTCTGATAGCTTCCCAGTTTCAGCATTTGAACTTGAAGAATAA